Part of the Carassius auratus strain Wakin chromosome 8, ASM336829v1, whole genome shotgun sequence genome is shown below.
agtaaactgaaccgaaaaccgtttctttcggacgcgtccgattcgagaaccgaggagctgatgatactgcgcattcgtgattcagcatgaagccgactgactcacagcgcgtctgaaccgaactgattcttttggtgattgattctgaactgattttgtgctaatgtaatgagtgcgggtaaaccgagggcttgaatgaagggcaatctgacgaaacgtaagttcatttaataacaaatacatcgcaatggattatgtatccggtgaactgttttttctttcaaccggtttattgaatcaaaccgtccgaaagaaccggttcgcagaaaagaatcgaacttcccatcactaatccacactgatatccagtgtgtggtgcgtgtgtttcgtctgcaagcatgagacttctgcctgccggtgtggtgcagtaaaatgacagaaggggagacattcattaatttatcatttcaattttatgctgattttatttaatacacatgacgtggactcgactgtactcggaatattttccgagtccaaaatgttcaagtccgtgtcaagtccgagtacaaattcacccgagtgcgtgacaagtccgagttcattcaaaattggactcgagtccggactcgagtccgagtccaagttcgagtatcCCAACTCTACATCTAGTTCCCCATTTGAGCTGGTGAGCGTGGACTACTTGCATCTTGAGCCAAGCAAGGGTGGTCGTGAGTATATTCTTCTGCTGGTAGACCACTTAATCCGCTTCACGCAGGCGTATCCTACGAGAAACAAGTCCGGTAAGACAGCAGCAGAAAAGATTTTCCAGGACTTCATTCCTCGCTTTGGGTATCCCGAAAAACTCCACCACGACCAGGGTAGAGAGTTTGAGAATCAACTGTTTCAGAGGTTACAACAGTTGTCAGGAATAGCCCACTCCAGAACCACACTATATCATCCTCATTGTAACCCTGTGGAGAGGTTAAATCGGACAATTCTGTAAATGCTCAGGACTCTGggggagaaaaaaagaaggaatgGAAAGACTACTTGCCTCACATTGTGCATGCTTATAATTGTACCAGGCATGAAGCAACCAGCTACTCTCCATTCTTCCTTTTGTACGGCCGATCACCCAGATTGCCTGTCGACTTGCTGTTTAacctggaaaacaagacagaggGTTCAAATCAACAAACTTTTGCACGGAAATGGGaagacagaatcagaatcagaatcagaaagcgctttattgccaagtatgtttgcgcatacaaggaatttgttttagtgaaataagcttccagtacacagagacaccaacacacagacaaaaaaaaaaaaaaaaaatgtagcgaaataaataagtgtataaacatttgtgctataaatgataatgggataggattgaaaaagatgcagggatgtactaggatggaggggtaacaaataaatataaggatgttgcaattttgtttgcataagcataagtggggaacatttaactgttcatgaggtagattgcctgggggaagaaactgtttttgtgccttgctgttctggtatttgcggctctgagacgccggccagatggcaaaagttcaaaaatggggtgacttggatgtgagggatccagagtgattttatgagcccttttcctcactctggatgtataaagttcttgaagggtgggcaggggagcaccaataatcctttcagcagtccgaacagttctctgtagtcttctgatgtccgattttgttgctgagccaaaccagacagttatagaagtacacagtacagactcaatgacggctgagtagaactgtttcagcagctcctgtggcaagttaaacttcctcagctggcgaaggaaatacaacctttgttgggccttttttacaatggagtcaatgtgattgtcccacttcaggtcctgagagatggtggttcccaggaatctgaatgactccactgcagtcacagtgctgttcatgatggtgagtggggaaagtgcaggtgggtttctcctaaagtccacgatcatctccactgttttgagcgtgttcagctccaggttgttaagactgcaccagacagccagctgctcaacctcttgtctgtaagcagactcatcaccgtcctggatgaggccgatgactgtagtgtcatctgcaaacttcaggagcttgacagaggggtctttagaggtgcagtcgttggtgtaaagggagaagagcagaggggataGAACACATCactgaggggcgccagtgttggtggagcagctgtttgatgtgaatttccccagtctcactaacaattgcctgtctgtcagaaagctggtgatccaccgacagatagagctaggaacagagagctgggtcagtttggtctggagggttattgggatgatggtgttgaaagccgaactaaagtccacaaacaggatcctcacataagtccctgttttgtccagatgttgcaggatgaagtgcaatcctatgttgattgcatcatccacggacctgtttgctcggtaagaaaactgcagggggtccagtaagggtccagtgatgtccttcagataacccagaaccagtttttcaaacgacttcatgatgacagatgttagagccacaggcctgtagtcgttaagtcctgttatcttgggtttctttgggatggggatgatggtggagcgttcacaactccagggatctgttgaagatctgtgacaagatgggggccagctggtcaacacagattttcagacaggctggtgtaacaccatctgggcctggtgcttttcttcttttgttcttcttgaagacctggcgcacatcatcttcacagatttgaagagcagtacgtgtggaacgggggattgcaggaggtgttaatggttgtgcagggagatggtcagaatgggtgttgggggtttcaaatctgcaataaaactcattcaggtcgttagcaagccgttgattagcctcagtgcaaggggatggtgtcttgtagtttgtgacggccctcagtcctctccaaactgaagttgagtcgttggaagaaaactggtcttccaactttttagcgtaggtctttttagccgctctgatctctttgttcagtgtgttcctggcctgattgtacaagaccctgtccccatttctgtaggcatcctctttggcctgacgaagatgtctgagttttactgtaaaccatggcttatcgttgttgaatgttaaataagtcctggtaggaatgcaaacatcctcacagaaactaatataggatgttacagtctctgtgagttcgtccagatcggtggtagcagcttcaaaaacactccaatcagtgaggtcaaaacaagattgtaaatcctgctccgtttcgctggtccatctcttcacagtccttactacaggtttaacagatttaagtttctgtttgtaggatggtataagatgaatcagacagtgatcagaatttcccaaagcagcttgtggaacagagtgatatgcgtcctttattgtggtgtagcagtgacccaatatattactgtctctggtgggacatgtaacatgctgtctgtattcaGCAGAGGTGGCCCAGGAAAGTTACGTGTATACTGGGAAAAGGATGTACATCGTGTCCTAGAGCGTATCGGTGATAGctagggctgcaacaactaatCGATAATAATCGATTATGAAAATCGTTGTCAACGAATGTCATTGTCGATTAGTTGGTCTGCTCACGTCACAGGGAGCGTTACTGATGACCTCACTTTCATGACAACAGTCACACGCGAAATTGCAGAGAGTAATGTTAATCGGAGAGAAATGACAGATCAATCGGCGGCAGAAAAAAGTGTGCGCCCCAAGTCATCTAAGGCATAGGAgcattttacattaaatgcagCAAATAAGACTGTAATCTGCAAGTTATGCAAAGCTGAGCTTGTGTGGCATGGAAGTACCACAGTAATGCACGAACACATGAAGAGGAAACACGTTGTCACGGATGAAGGTGAAACATCAGCACGGTAAGCAAAAACTGTAGCCTATATTCTCATTATATGAAGATGTGAAAATAGTATAGTCTGGTTTAATGCTACTGTGTAAACAGCTTTGTTTACCAACTTCGGGACAGTCACACTAGATCTATTTTGTCTCGAGCAACAGGTTGCGCAATCAGTTCGCTCGCAACATAAGTGATGCATTATAATAGCGCTACCTCAGAAATAGGTTAAATTAAATGGTTAAaggcaaataaaatataaaggcagTTAATAACAGCAGTAGTAAAAGATTGTTTTTTTAGTCACTGTAGTCAGTGGTTTTTAGCGAATGCATAATTTTTCCTGTCCtgagtttattgatttaaaaacgaTTGTATTGCTTTCACTAAAGAAAATAGTCAGTTTCGTCTCTACGGTTAGAATCCTGCGTCCATAGCAACGCTCTGTTTTTCATGGCAACGATGTGTTATATTTCGCATTGAGCggtctgttatcaagaaataacagaccgcattctacattggaattcaaccaagccatgtaataaaaagtttaaaaaaagtttcgATCTACTGTGGCTCTACTACGTTCACACGCTTGTTTTCATTCTTTctatattaaattgatcaatatattcttataattcatttaattttaaataaaaattgaatttattatatattttagatgttttGGTTTATATCTTTACATCTGAACATCATGTCTGTGTAAATTTGTTTTACCAAAAATTGTTAAAACATAATATGTTgtatataattttgatttttttttttcattaatcatgGTTGTCAACTTGCCAacagtaattatcattaaaaacaatacaaatattgatTTACACATAAATTGTCTCTCCTTGCATactcaaatgttgtttttttatttcagaaagaAACAGCTCACCATGAGTGAATTTGTTCAGAGGAGAAATCCCCCATGCACTCCTCAACAAGCAGCCATTGTAACAGATGTCATACTTAATATGTTTGTAACTGACATGCGACCAATGTCAATGGTGGAAGATGAAGGATTCAAAAAAATGGTAGGCACACTCAACCCAGGATATATTCTTCCCTCAAGGACCCACTTCACAAAATTAATGGAGAGGAAGTATCAGGAGGCATTCCAAAAAATTAAGAGTGCTATAAACACCACCAACAGTAGAATGGCTTTAACTACTGATATATGGACAAGTGTTGCCACTGAAGCTTACCTTGGCATTACATGCCATTACATTGGGAATGACTGGAAGATGACATCTGTCTGCCTTACCACCATGCCACCCGAAGACAGACATACCTCAACCAACATTGCAGAGTGGTTGGAAGAAGTAGCAGTCAAGTTTGAAATCCCTTCTGAGAAAATTTGTGCCATTGTACATGACAATGGTTCGAACATTGTGGCCGCTGCAAAATTACTGGAGGAGAAACATGGGTGGAGCAGTATACGATGCACTGGCCACACCTTGCAGTTGGTGATTAATGCTGCATTAAAGAACACAGGCATTCAAAGAGCTGTTGGAGCTGCAAGATGTCTTGTGGAGCATTTCAAAAAAAGTGAGCAAGCCTGCAGCAAGCTGaaagacaaacagaaacaaatgggCACACCTGAGCATAAGCTTGTTCAGGATGTAAGTACTAGATGGAACATTACATTCTACATGATTAACAGACTGATTGAACAGAGGTGGCCTGTAACTGCAACTCTATCTGACCCATCCCTCACTCACAGAGACAAACGCTATCTTGACTTGAAACCAGATCAGTGGAGTCTGCTTGAAGAGCTTTGCACTGCTCTTAAGCCATTTGAATGTGCCACTGTTTTTATGAGTGGGCAGAAATATATAATAGTCTCTTCATTGCCTCCACTTGTGAAAGGGCTCTTGAAGTCCACTGAAGGTGCTGCCTACGATTCAGCTTCAGTGAAGTCCTTCCGAGTCACAGCAGTTGAGCAGCTTCAAAACAGATGGAAGGAAACACTCTTTGATCAGGTAGATAATCCTGTGGTTCTCTCCTCTGCTCTGGACCCAAGGTTCAGAAGACTGAAATTTCTGTCACCTGAGCAAATTATAACTGTTCAAGCTAAAGTGCAAGCTAAAGCACTTGCAGCAAGAAGGGAGATGGTGCAACAGCAAATTACCACCTCAACCATAAGAACTGCAGCTGAACCTTCAACATCTTTGCTTGACTCACTCCTTGAGTCTGGAGGCAGCAGTGATGAAGAGAGCAGAGAGGAGAAAGCTGAGGAGGACCTCAACACTCTAATAAGAAATGAAGTCCTGGCTTACTTTGGTGAGAGGCCCCTAGCCAAGGAAGAAAATCCTTTGGATTGGTGGagagataataaagataaatatcCCACTTTGGCAAAATTAGCTAAATCCTACTTGTGTATCCCAAGCTCCTCAACACCATCTGAGCGTCTGTTTTCCGCTGCAGGTAACATAGCTTCCAAAAAGAGAGCCAGCCTCAGCCCGGAGCATGTGGACATGCTGACATTTTTGCATTCCAATTCAAAGTTTTGGAAGAGTGAATAAGAAACATGTTCTTATGAACAACACTGAACAGTGACAGTTTTCCTCTTCTTCTGCATTCTACCTCTGTATCAAACAGTaacgtttgtttgtttattatttataattttgatatttcaacaaaatacgctgcttaatatattattacaaacatCTTTGTGTCCTAATTTCATAATGTGAAGTTTATATGAGCAGCACAactcaatattttgttttgtttatttatattttggatatTTAAAGAAGTTCTATTGTTTAAAAACTGGACAAACTTttgtgttttaagttttaaaatgtaaaaattaaagatTATATTAGTAAAACTCAATGTGTGGCTTTTGCACTTTTTAAAGTAcacttttaaacataaatacCCTGATTTAGGGTTTTATTTagttataataaacaaaaaaatcaaactgaataaaaaaaaaaactgtatccgattaatcgattaatcgaaaaaataatcgtccgattaatcgattatgaaaataatcgttagttgcagccctagtgGTAGCCCAGtattagagatcgaccgatatgggtttttcgatagccgatgccgatgtttagaggtcagggtcagccgatggccgatatgtgctgccgatttttagggccgatatcttggagttttccccttgatttgcattctaaaatgtcacactaataataagtggatgcacaaccttTCTAAACgtatcatcatttattgagcactgacttgaaccatctctcgaatcttaatttagtgcattgcacggtattaaaataaaaaatgtgtccaAAGTTAaccaatcaaatcaataaactgaccaagcattaaatatataaaacatgttaactcatgggtttccatgtgatgtccagcattgcatttcaattatgaacaacaaatttgacaatctcttctgcgaattaaaatcttcaataattgttctagtggtgttaatgttgaaagctgttgtgtaaacaagttggttggttggttatcttccttgggacttgtggcacagaatgttttatgacttggAAATCGGCTCATGTTCCAAACaccgctttgatagactctttaatttgtctggttcgactcatttctgttacaatttaaacacttccattgatttcccccacccagcagaaccagactgaaattcctaagggggaagggctttgaacccttggtctccacagaaatatttgtcaaaagaatggcaaagaaactgtcttttgtacatataaatggaccagaatgaactcaaaaagacttataaatgaaacagtccatcgcttcactccatattcatttatgtgtaacccacacattcgactatcaagttataatcacttattgtgtatgtcttttgataactatgggATGGCttaaggatacatagtcatgtctagtatcgatataatcgaatctgcttgcttgaattagttcagacaatcatttatttgtcaaatatatcatcacctggttataggaatcatgtccaaaattagaccctgcaagagtgggaaaattcggaccacatgcttggtaagataaaaataaagatatgatttatgatacccccgagccaagacaatatctgattggtcaagacaacatttgaggtgtggccaaataGGATTTAaataggacaccataaaatcctgcttttagttttagctttgcttctgctactagtcatgcctgcttttgcttttagctttgcttcttagctttagctttgaGCCATGCTGTTTGACATCACtcttctttgagcgcggttgcagcgtgcttcagcctgctgctacttagccacgatgagaaggaacacaacctagtctcgtcaaactttacctcttttcttttccgtttgagagtttcgtgttctgagttaagtttgtaACAtcgagttcaacttcaaccagccacacacaactctgcatcttcagccaacgcccaagcagggtttcccaagacgtcacttcaacgactactgaacttccagccaatcagcgacatcggacAACAAAGGGGACTCcattttcacaggagacgcaagtaacctccagactgtgacctttaatggtgtatctaatataattttaacctcattgaggaactcaatgcgagggctaattacgtgattgatggttgttcatgtctatgcaatttaacgtattgcggTAAACTTGgcattccatatttccattctcttaaactcatctttccccaactttcgatcttcctgcaacttgtgtgaatgtgtgagtgtgtgcgtttgtgttagattagtttatatgtcttagatttatctaataaagccttattcatattgaaaagagaagtatcctGTGTTTTGtacttacaagttaatgtcttaaactgccgatcttgttactgtgctaattgatagtgttttcactatagtttggatattaatatccagcgcagatttgatgttaaacggctcgttcagtgaatcgcagggcgtctcagtgatcagccgtgaaacagtgattctgttcaaattccctttaaaatcttaaacgattccctttgagctaaattgacctgtttcccttacatttattatggtggagataatgcgggcagtttaatctaaattgtgagcataaaccaagttatttaatcttttattttgctgcggatgaaagatgagaagctagcgagaagtgagtgtgtgtgtgtgtgacccgtgacgtaagcagcgcgcccCCTCAAATGAATGAAAGCAGCTTGAACTCAAGTCCACCTCTTCATTGTTAACatcagtaagtgaacttaaaagtaaacatctgagatcgtacaataaggtagaaattgagcgtgttcctcatttttgtaatgccttgtttatagctgatttcactgcgtgttccagtgtctctcaaaagctatctcagtcactgtttgctgaacggagctaaactgttagtgtttcaaaagggatataaatcggtgaataaagaatagttttgagcatGTTCCTCAATCTATTCATCAAAGctcccgtattcatatttcatatagtctgATTgtcagtgcgtgttccactgccgaatcaaattggatatttgactcccctaagttaaacATTAGAAAATAATGTTTGCCTGTCTGTGTCCGtccacaaagtgaatgcaatcttgCTTAACACTGTGTGTGTCCGAGAgttatttgaatgggagtgttttaaaagcttgatcaagtaaattttaactgtgtaccaacagcaaAGGAaaccttttgtgtttgtgtccagaaaaactggcacgtaGATTCAGATCACTGAGATTGATATcactgtgttcccttaactacagcacaaagctgctatttgaaataacataaatttaactctatacaaactgagagtttaagtgccacaccACAAAACAAActaaaggcggtgttgttatttgtacagtgttgaaatgagccaacctttcatgtaacatgcttaactgtatttgcaacaatgcaacgattcatgtgctaacgtTAATCCACTagagtgtgttttggttgccatagtgac
Proteins encoded:
- the LOC113107857 gene encoding zinc finger BED domain-containing protein 1-like yields the protein MHEHMKRKHVVTDEGETSARKKQLTMSEFVQRRNPPCTPQQAAIVTDVILNMFVTDMRPMSMVEDEGFKKMVGTLNPGYILPSRTHFTKLMERKYQEAFQKIKSAINTTNSRMALTTDIWTSVATEAYLGITCHYIGNDWKMTSVCLTTMPPEDRHTSTNIAEWLEEVAVKFEIPSEKICAIVHDNGSNIVAAAKLLEEKHGWSSIRCTGHTLQLVINAALKNTGIQRAVGAARCLVEHFKKSEQACSKLKDKQKQMGTPEHKLVQDVSTRWNITFYMINRLIEQRWPVTATLSDPSLTHRDKRYLDLKPDQWSLLEELCTALKPFECATVFMSGQKYIIVSSLPPLVKGLLKSTEGAAYDSASVKSFRVTAVEQLQNRWKETLFDQVDNPVVLSSALDPRFRRLKFLSPEQIITVQAKVQAKALAARREMVQQQITTSTIRTAAEPSTSLLDSLLESGGSSDEESREEKAEEDLNTLIRNEVLAYFGERPLAKEENPLDWWRDNKDKYPTLAKLAKSYLCIPSSSTPSERLFSAAGNIASKKRASLSPEHVDMLTFLHSNSKFWKSE